In the genome of Streptomyces racemochromogenes, one region contains:
- a CDS encoding prolyl oligopeptidase family serine peptidase: MSEQTPAGTAGPHDHDPYLWLEDVEGEAALSWVRERNAETVAALTTDPGFKVLEREVREVLDDDGRIPYVTRRGRHLYNFWQDAARLRGVWRRTTLDEYRTEHPVWETLLDLDALADAEGEKWAWAGSTVLGPEHRHALVMLSRDGADACVVREFDLHTLEFVEGGFAVEEAKTRVDWIDADHLWIGTDFGPGSMSSSGYPLQVRRWRRGTPLAEAEKVYEGRPGDLSASGWHDDTPGFERDFVSRQTDFWNGELFLLPEDPAAEPEKIDVPDDAGAGVHRGWLTVQPRTPWLGHPAGSLLAFDFEDFRAGGREPEVLFTPDERTALAGYSWTRNHLLLSTRADVSSRLELLTPGPDGWTRAPLDGVPPLSTASAWGTDPDESDEYFLDVTGFLQPSTLSRGEAGTAGTEVLRQAPALFDTAGLRVSQHFAVSRDGTRVPYFVVGPEDRPGPGPTLLYGYGGFEVSMVPGYSAVTGRTWLARGGTYVLAGIRGGREYGPAWHQAALGANRVRAFEDFAAVARDLTERGITTPAQLGIEGGSNGGLLMGAVLTRYPELFGAVVSHVPLLDMLRFHKLLAGASWTAEYGNPDDPADRPHLERISPYHRMTADAAYPPLLLLTSTRDDRVHPGHARKAAARLRELGHPVLFHEHIGGGHAGATDHRQTAFNEALVATFLWKHLTPAR, from the coding sequence ATGAGCGAACAGACCCCCGCCGGCACCGCCGGCCCGCACGACCACGACCCCTACCTGTGGCTGGAGGACGTGGAAGGAGAGGCCGCGCTCTCCTGGGTCCGTGAGCGCAACGCCGAGACCGTCGCCGCGCTGACCACGGACCCCGGCTTCAAGGTGCTGGAGCGCGAGGTGCGCGAGGTCCTCGACGACGACGGGCGCATCCCGTACGTCACCCGGCGCGGCCGCCACCTCTACAACTTCTGGCAGGACGCCGCCCGGCTGCGCGGCGTCTGGCGGCGCACCACCCTGGACGAGTACCGCACCGAGCACCCCGTCTGGGAGACACTCCTCGACCTCGACGCCCTCGCCGACGCCGAGGGCGAGAAGTGGGCCTGGGCCGGCAGCACCGTCCTCGGCCCCGAACACCGCCACGCCCTGGTCATGCTCTCCCGCGACGGAGCCGACGCCTGCGTGGTGCGCGAGTTCGACCTGCACACCCTGGAGTTCGTCGAGGGCGGCTTCGCCGTCGAGGAGGCCAAGACCCGCGTCGACTGGATCGACGCCGACCACCTCTGGATCGGCACCGACTTCGGCCCCGGCTCCATGTCCTCCTCCGGCTACCCCCTCCAGGTCCGCCGCTGGCGCCGCGGCACCCCCCTCGCCGAAGCCGAGAAGGTCTACGAGGGCCGGCCCGGGGACCTGTCCGCCAGCGGCTGGCACGACGACACGCCGGGCTTCGAACGGGACTTCGTGTCCCGGCAGACCGACTTCTGGAACGGGGAGCTGTTCCTGCTGCCCGAGGACCCCGCCGCGGAGCCCGAGAAGATCGACGTACCGGACGACGCCGGCGCCGGCGTCCACCGCGGGTGGCTGACCGTCCAGCCGCGCACCCCCTGGCTGGGGCACCCCGCCGGCAGCCTGCTCGCCTTCGACTTCGAGGACTTCCGGGCCGGCGGGCGCGAGCCCGAGGTGCTGTTCACCCCCGACGAGCGCACCGCCCTCGCCGGCTACAGCTGGACCCGCAACCACCTCCTGCTGAGCACCCGGGCCGACGTCTCCTCCCGCCTGGAACTCCTCACCCCCGGCCCGGACGGCTGGACCCGCGCCCCGCTGGACGGCGTACCACCGCTGTCCACCGCCTCCGCGTGGGGCACCGACCCCGACGAGAGCGACGAGTACTTCCTCGACGTCACCGGCTTCCTCCAGCCCTCCACCCTCTCCCGCGGCGAGGCCGGCACCGCCGGGACCGAGGTGCTGAGGCAGGCGCCCGCCCTCTTCGACACCGCCGGGCTCCGCGTGAGCCAGCACTTCGCCGTCTCCCGCGACGGCACCCGGGTCCCGTACTTCGTCGTCGGCCCCGAGGACCGGCCCGGCCCCGGCCCCACCCTGCTCTACGGCTACGGCGGCTTCGAGGTCTCCATGGTCCCCGGCTACAGCGCCGTCACCGGCCGGACCTGGCTCGCGCGCGGGGGCACGTACGTCCTCGCCGGCATCCGGGGCGGCCGCGAGTACGGGCCCGCCTGGCACCAGGCCGCCCTCGGCGCCAACCGGGTCCGCGCCTTCGAGGACTTCGCCGCCGTCGCCCGCGACCTCACCGAGCGCGGCATCACCACCCCCGCCCAGCTCGGCATCGAGGGCGGCAGCAACGGCGGCCTGCTGATGGGCGCGGTGCTCACCCGCTACCCCGAACTGTTCGGCGCCGTCGTCTCGCACGTGCCGCTGCTGGACATGCTCCGCTTCCACAAGCTGCTCGCCGGAGCCAGCTGGACCGCCGAGTACGGCAACCCCGACGACCCCGCCGACCGGCCCCACCTCGAGCGGATCTCCCCCTACCACCGGATGACCGCCGACGCCGCCTACCCGCCCCTGCTCCTGCTCACCTCCACCCGAGACGACCGCGTCCACCCCGGCCACGCCCGCAAGGCCGCGGCCCGGCTGCGCGAACTGGGCCACCCCGTCCTCTTCCACGAGCACATCGGCGGCGGCCACGCCGGCGCCACCGACCACCGGCAGACGGCCTTCAACGAAGCCCTCGTCGCCACCTTCCTCTGGAAGCACCTCACCCCCGCGAGGTGA
- a CDS encoding SpoIIE family protein phosphatase, producing MADAQPEPPSGGPGAGSPATGGLLDVLGVAAVVLDAEGRISLWSPQAETLFGYSAQEALGQYAAVLLVDERDREEVLELFARVMWGQGAWAGSFPVRHRDGHTVLVEFRNMRLQAANGRLYALGLASEQATLRRVERDLALSLRMVDQSPIGLAVLDTDLRYVLVNPALERINGVPSERHIGQRIAEVLPFLDASAVESGMREVMATGVPVLDHFTTGQISEDSGERAWLVSIYRLEDQAARVLGVAVSVVDVTEQHRAAVSAAHARRRLALIADASVRIGTTLDLDITARELADVAVPEIADIAAVDVLDTMLTGPRPGEDADERGVRFRALAVKAAYRTPAEAAADPVGDVASYRPERLVARCARTARPELVPHVRPEDLPRIARDEAAARLLGEAGVHSYLAVPLIARGQVLGTLDLKRARNPVPFGPDDVLLASELAAHAAVSIDNARWYQRQRHAALALQRHLLPQHPPAAPGLDIAYRYQPAGAADETGGDWFDVIPLTGDRTALVVGDVMGSGINAAATMGQLRATARALGRLGLDPATVLTHLDAATGDLGEAMATCVYAVYDPHSRLCHISTAGHLPPVHLRAGRPPRLLRLPTAVPLGVGGVPFGNTAVTLGEGDELVLYTDGLVETRDQDIDARLLTLTDLLAGPHRPIEETCDLLLSALRRPDTHDDVALLVARALG from the coding sequence ATGGCCGATGCGCAGCCCGAACCGCCGTCCGGCGGCCCCGGAGCGGGATCTCCGGCGACGGGCGGCCTGCTCGACGTGCTCGGCGTGGCCGCCGTGGTCCTGGACGCCGAGGGCCGCATCAGCCTGTGGAGCCCACAGGCCGAGACCCTCTTCGGCTACTCGGCGCAGGAGGCCCTCGGCCAGTACGCGGCGGTCCTGCTGGTGGACGAGCGGGACCGCGAGGAGGTCCTGGAGCTGTTCGCCCGCGTGATGTGGGGCCAGGGGGCGTGGGCGGGCTCCTTCCCGGTGCGCCACCGGGACGGCCACACGGTCCTCGTGGAGTTCCGCAACATGCGCCTCCAGGCCGCCAACGGCCGGCTCTACGCCCTGGGCCTGGCCTCGGAGCAGGCCACCCTGCGCCGCGTCGAACGCGACCTGGCCCTGTCCCTGCGCATGGTCGACCAGTCCCCCATCGGGCTGGCCGTCCTCGACACCGATCTGCGCTACGTCCTGGTCAACCCGGCCCTGGAACGCATCAACGGCGTGCCGTCCGAGCGGCACATCGGGCAGCGGATCGCCGAGGTCCTGCCCTTCCTGGACGCGTCGGCGGTCGAGAGCGGCATGCGCGAGGTCATGGCGACCGGCGTACCCGTACTGGACCACTTCACCACCGGCCAGATCTCCGAGGACTCCGGTGAACGGGCCTGGCTGGTGTCGATCTACCGGCTGGAGGACCAGGCCGCCCGGGTGCTCGGCGTCGCGGTCTCGGTCGTGGACGTGACCGAACAGCACCGCGCGGCCGTCTCGGCCGCCCACGCCCGGCGCCGCCTGGCCCTGATCGCGGACGCCTCCGTGCGCATCGGGACCACCCTGGACCTGGACATCACCGCCCGGGAACTGGCGGACGTCGCCGTGCCGGAGATCGCCGACATCGCCGCCGTGGACGTCCTCGACACCATGCTGACCGGACCCCGACCGGGCGAGGACGCCGACGAGCGGGGCGTACGCTTCCGCGCGCTCGCGGTGAAGGCCGCGTACCGGACCCCCGCCGAGGCGGCGGCCGACCCCGTCGGCGACGTCGCGTCGTACCGCCCCGAACGGCTGGTGGCCCGCTGCGCCCGTACCGCGCGGCCGGAACTCGTCCCGCACGTGCGGCCCGAGGACCTGCCCCGCATCGCCCGCGACGAGGCCGCCGCCCGGCTGCTGGGCGAGGCGGGGGTGCACTCGTACCTGGCGGTGCCGCTGATCGCCCGCGGCCAGGTCCTGGGCACCCTCGACCTCAAACGGGCCCGCAACCCGGTGCCGTTCGGCCCCGACGACGTGCTCCTGGCCTCCGAACTCGCCGCCCACGCGGCCGTGTCCATCGACAACGCCCGCTGGTACCAGCGCCAGCGCCACGCGGCCCTCGCACTCCAGCGGCACCTGCTGCCCCAGCACCCGCCGGCGGCGCCCGGCCTGGACATCGCCTACCGGTACCAGCCCGCCGGCGCGGCCGACGAGACCGGCGGGGACTGGTTCGACGTCATCCCGCTCACCGGGGACCGCACCGCGCTCGTCGTCGGCGACGTCATGGGCAGCGGCATCAACGCGGCGGCCACCATGGGCCAGCTGCGCGCCACCGCCCGCGCGCTGGGCCGCCTCGGCCTCGACCCGGCCACGGTGCTCACCCACCTGGACGCGGCGACCGGTGACCTCGGCGAGGCCATGGCCACCTGCGTCTACGCCGTCTACGACCCCCACAGCCGGCTCTGCCACATCTCCACGGCGGGCCACCTGCCGCCCGTGCACCTGCGCGCCGGCCGCCCGCCCCGGCTGCTGCGGCTGCCGACGGCGGTGCCGCTGGGCGTCGGCGGCGTCCCCTTCGGGAACACCGCCGTGACCCTCGGCGAGGGCGACGAGCTGGTGCTCTACACCGACGGGCTGGTCGAGACCCGCGACCAGGACATCGACGCCCGCCTGCTCACGCTGACCGACCTCCTCGCCGGCCCCCACCGCCCCATCGAGGAGACCTGCGACCTGCTGCTGTCGGCGCTGCGCCGCCCCGACACCCACGACGACGTCGCCCTCCTCGTCGCCCGCGCCCTCGGCTGA
- a CDS encoding pyridoxamine 5'-phosphate oxidase family protein translates to MEQTGAVEITSEAELRELLGPVAPAAAAKERRSLHEHHRQWIARSPLCLIATSAADGSCDVSPKGDPPGFAKVLDDTTLAIPDRPGNRRADSYRNILANPHVGLLFLVPGRGDTLRVNGRARLLRDAPFFDTMTVKGHRPTLALVVETEEIYFHCARAFLRSGLWRTDTWDPEAAPSRAVISKALEKPEKSLEELEHYYGPAYARIDLYS, encoded by the coding sequence ATGGAACAGACCGGAGCCGTGGAGATCACCTCCGAGGCCGAACTGCGAGAGCTCCTCGGCCCGGTGGCACCCGCGGCCGCCGCGAAGGAACGGCGGTCCCTGCACGAGCACCACCGGCAGTGGATCGCCCGCTCCCCGCTCTGCCTGATAGCGACCTCCGCCGCCGACGGCAGCTGCGACGTCTCCCCGAAGGGCGACCCGCCCGGTTTCGCCAAGGTCCTCGACGACACCACCCTCGCGATCCCCGACCGCCCCGGGAACCGCCGCGCGGACAGCTACCGCAACATCCTCGCCAACCCGCACGTCGGGCTGCTCTTCCTGGTCCCCGGCCGGGGCGACACCCTCCGCGTCAACGGCCGGGCCCGGCTGCTGCGCGACGCCCCGTTCTTCGACACGATGACCGTCAAGGGCCACCGGCCCACGCTCGCCCTCGTCGTGGAGACCGAGGAGATCTACTTCCACTGCGCCCGCGCCTTCCTCCGCTCGGGCCTGTGGCGGACGGACACCTGGGACCCCGAGGCGGCACCCTCCCGGGCGGTCATCTCCAAGGCACTGGAGAAGCCCGAGAAGTCGCTGGAGGAGCTGGAGCACTACTACGGCCCCGCGTACGCGCGGATCGACCTGTACAGCTGA
- a CDS encoding SOS response-associated peptidase has translation MCGRYVSTRGPEDLSGLFQVPGPAPDLVLPPSWNVAPTDPVWAVLERADRDSGVLERQLRALRWGLVPSWSKGPDGAARMINARVETVGEKPAYRRAFATRRCLLPADGFYEWEAVPAAGSAKAYKQPYFISPEDGSVLAMAGLYEFWRDPAVADGDDPAAWWATCTVITTEATDAAGRVHPRMPLALAPADYDAWLDPAHQDPDALRALLATPAGGRLTARAVNTAVNNVRNNGPELLEDARPS, from the coding sequence ATGTGCGGCCGATACGTCTCCACGCGCGGACCCGAGGACCTGTCGGGGCTCTTCCAGGTTCCCGGTCCCGCCCCCGACCTGGTGCTGCCGCCCAGCTGGAACGTCGCCCCGACGGACCCGGTGTGGGCGGTGCTGGAGCGCGCCGACCGGGACAGCGGGGTCCTGGAACGGCAGCTGCGGGCACTGCGCTGGGGGCTGGTGCCGTCCTGGTCGAAGGGGCCGGACGGCGCGGCCAGGATGATCAACGCCAGGGTCGAGACGGTGGGGGAGAAACCCGCCTACCGCCGGGCTTTCGCCACACGCCGCTGCCTGCTGCCCGCCGACGGCTTCTACGAATGGGAGGCCGTCCCCGCCGCCGGGTCCGCGAAGGCGTACAAGCAGCCCTACTTCATCAGCCCCGAGGACGGCTCGGTGCTGGCGATGGCGGGCCTGTACGAGTTCTGGCGCGACCCCGCCGTCGCCGACGGGGACGACCCGGCCGCCTGGTGGGCGACCTGCACCGTCATCACCACCGAGGCCACCGACGCCGCCGGCCGCGTCCACCCCCGGATGCCCCTGGCCCTCGCCCCCGCCGACTACGACGCCTGGCTCGACCCCGCACACCAGGACCCCGACGCGCTGCGGGCCCTCCTCGCCACCCCCGCCGGAGGCCGCCTGACGGCCCGCGCGGTGAACACGGCGGTCAACAACGTGCGCAACAACGGCCCCGAGCTCCTCGAAGACGCCCGCCCCTCCTGA
- a CDS encoding GNAT family N-acetyltransferase, producing the protein MSSGPANDAYEIHPGVPDIATYRRLRGETGLGAKSVEGSALGLPNSWYCVTVRHGGETVGMGRIVGDGGCFLQIVDICVLPEHQGRGLGKQIMAELSAELERRAPQGTYVSLIADGDARHLYAKYGFAETAPASVGMARLF; encoded by the coding sequence ATGAGCAGCGGCCCGGCCAACGACGCCTACGAGATCCACCCCGGCGTCCCCGACATCGCCACCTACCGCCGACTGCGCGGGGAGACCGGGCTCGGCGCCAAGAGCGTCGAGGGCTCCGCGCTCGGACTGCCGAACTCCTGGTACTGCGTCACGGTCCGGCACGGCGGCGAAACCGTCGGCATGGGCCGGATCGTCGGCGACGGAGGCTGCTTCCTGCAGATCGTCGACATCTGCGTGCTCCCCGAACACCAGGGCCGGGGCCTCGGCAAGCAGATCATGGCGGAACTCTCCGCCGAGCTGGAGCGGCGCGCGCCGCAGGGCACGTACGTGTCCCTGATCGCGGACGGCGACGCCCGGCACCTCTACGCCAAGTACGGCTTCGCCGAGACAGCCCCCGCGTCGGTCGGCATGGCCCGCCTCTTCTAG
- a CDS encoding sulfite oxidase, producing the protein MEEAPLNGVSAPARVAAEGEGISVEELALAARNHGLPLEALRYEVTPPGLHYVLVHYDIPCVGSGAGSGADGWRLGVGGRVRTPLSLDLAALRALPAVTRRVTMECAGNGRARLTPRPVSQPWLVEAVGTADWTGVPLRTVLAEAGVLPRAVEAVFTGADHGVERGVEQDYRRSLPLPVATGTDPEVLLAYAMNGAPLPPQHGFPLRLVVPGWYGMAHVKWLREVTLADVPFTGFQQAVAYRYRAAAEDPGEPVTRIAPRALMVPPGFPDFMSRVRVVRPGPVRLEGRAWSGYGPVTRVEVSGDGGRTWADAEVAAREPGGWAWQAWSAPWTAVPGGHVLVVRATDAAGRAQPLEQPWNRGGFGNNLVQRVPVVVLPGDGGRSGG; encoded by the coding sequence ATGGAGGAAGCGCCCCTGAACGGCGTCAGCGCCCCCGCGCGGGTGGCCGCCGAGGGCGAGGGCATCAGCGTCGAGGAACTGGCTCTCGCCGCCCGCAACCACGGGCTGCCGCTGGAGGCGCTGCGGTACGAGGTCACGCCGCCCGGGCTGCACTACGTGCTGGTCCACTACGACATCCCCTGCGTCGGGTCCGGGGCCGGGTCCGGCGCCGACGGCTGGCGGCTCGGCGTCGGCGGCCGGGTGCGGACTCCCCTGTCGCTGGACCTGGCCGCCCTGCGGGCCCTGCCGGCCGTCACCCGCCGGGTCACCATGGAGTGCGCGGGCAACGGCAGGGCACGGCTGACGCCCCGGCCGGTGAGCCAGCCGTGGCTGGTCGAGGCGGTGGGCACCGCCGACTGGACGGGGGTGCCGCTGCGGACCGTGCTCGCGGAGGCCGGGGTACTGCCGCGGGCGGTGGAGGCGGTGTTCACCGGCGCCGACCACGGGGTGGAGCGGGGTGTGGAACAGGACTACCGGCGCAGCCTGCCCCTGCCCGTCGCCACCGGGACGGACCCCGAGGTGCTGCTCGCGTACGCGATGAACGGCGCCCCCCTGCCGCCGCAGCACGGCTTCCCGCTGCGGCTGGTGGTGCCGGGCTGGTACGGCATGGCCCACGTGAAGTGGCTGCGGGAGGTCACCCTGGCCGACGTGCCCTTCACCGGCTTCCAGCAGGCCGTTGCCTACCGGTACCGGGCCGCCGCCGAGGACCCCGGCGAGCCGGTGACCCGGATCGCGCCGAGGGCCCTGATGGTCCCGCCGGGGTTCCCCGACTTCATGTCCCGCGTCCGGGTGGTGCGGCCCGGGCCGGTGCGGCTGGAGGGGCGCGCCTGGTCGGGGTACGGGCCGGTGACCCGGGTCGAGGTGAGCGGTGACGGGGGCCGTACGTGGGCGGACGCCGAGGTGGCGGCCCGGGAGCCCGGCGGCTGGGCGTGGCAGGCCTGGAGCGCCCCGTGGACGGCCGTTCCCGGCGGCCACGTGCTCGTGGTCCGCGCCACGGACGCGGCGGGCCGCGCCCAGCCCCTCGAACAGCCCTGGAACCGCGGTGGCTTCGGCAACAACCTCGTGCAGCGGGTACCGGTGGTGGTGCTGCCGGGGGACGGCGGCCGGAGCGGCGGCTAG
- a CDS encoding DeoR/GlpR family DNA-binding transcription regulator, with protein sequence MSADRLRQITDAVRASGSRSVTELAELTGASEMTIRRDLEALAEQGVLERYRGGARSLLLRGEETPFPLRARDGLEAKRRIAAEVAALVADGESVVLDSGTTCLEVARALHHRRLTVMPLSLHAANALADAPRLTLLLPGGAPRRGELALTGPLTEASLAALRFDTAVIGCCGLSAEHGLTAYDLADAAVKRAAIASARRVIAVTESAKLTRTALAHVLPASALHAVVTDEGAPRAEADALAAAGVTVRTV encoded by the coding sequence ATGAGTGCAGACCGCCTGAGGCAGATCACCGATGCCGTCCGCGCGAGCGGCAGCCGCAGCGTCACGGAGCTCGCGGAGCTCACCGGTGCCTCCGAGATGACCATCCGCCGCGACCTGGAGGCCCTCGCCGAGCAGGGCGTGCTGGAGCGCTACCGGGGCGGGGCGCGGAGCCTGCTGCTGCGCGGGGAGGAGACCCCCTTCCCGCTGCGCGCCCGCGACGGGCTGGAGGCCAAGCGGCGGATCGCCGCCGAGGTCGCGGCCCTGGTAGCGGACGGGGAATCGGTCGTCCTGGACAGCGGGACCACCTGCCTGGAGGTGGCCCGCGCCCTGCACCACCGCCGGCTCACCGTGATGCCGCTGTCCCTGCACGCCGCCAACGCCCTCGCGGACGCGCCGCGTCTGACGCTGCTGCTGCCGGGCGGCGCGCCCCGCAGGGGGGAGCTCGCCCTGACCGGGCCGCTGACCGAGGCCTCCCTCGCGGCCCTGCGCTTCGACACCGCCGTGATCGGCTGCTGCGGCCTGAGCGCGGAGCACGGCCTGACCGCCTACGACCTGGCCGACGCCGCCGTCAAGCGCGCAGCCATCGCCTCCGCCCGCCGCGTCATCGCCGTCACCGAGTCCGCGAAGCTCACGCGCACCGCCCTCGCGCACGTACTGCCCGCCTCCGCGCTGCACGCCGTGGTCACCGACGAGGGGGCGCCGCGGGCCGAGGCCGACGCCCTCGCCGCGGCCGGCGTCACCGTACGCACGGTGTGA
- a CDS encoding MFS transporter, with protein MQRNAHGTRLGLQGPPPPSARLRNGRRATFAYFALNGFLMGMWIVHIPVVRQHTGTDHALLGWLLLLLGAGAFAGMRLAGPLTDRFGAQVTVPAGAALCAVALVPPAWAADAPALGAALLLLGFGNGCLDVGMNTHAVQVERGYGRPVMSAFHAVFSVGGALAALAGAAALGLGLPAAATLGATALGGLLLALLAAPALLDPDPAPAPGPAGAAAARPARRASPRVRTLAVLAFLLMLCEGVANDWSALHLEDSLGAPAATAALAYGAFATAMTAGRFLADRVAARTGPVAVLRYGAALAAAGLALAVAAPGVPAALAGWTLFGAGLSGCVPQLFSAAGHTDPEAAGANVARVAGLGYLGMLAGPAVIGPLTRLVPLGPALLLPVACCAFAALAAGALRPQDPGRRTPAVSRRRPGAGAGR; from the coding sequence ATGCAGCGAAACGCACACGGAACCCGACTCGGACTCCAAGGGCCGCCGCCCCCGTCCGCACGCCTGCGGAACGGACGGCGCGCCACCTTCGCCTACTTCGCCCTCAACGGCTTCCTCATGGGCATGTGGATCGTGCACATCCCGGTGGTGCGGCAGCACACCGGCACCGACCACGCCCTCCTCGGCTGGCTCCTGCTCCTCCTCGGGGCCGGCGCCTTCGCCGGGATGCGGCTGGCCGGACCGCTCACCGACCGCTTCGGCGCGCAGGTGACCGTCCCCGCCGGCGCCGCCCTCTGCGCCGTCGCGCTGGTGCCGCCCGCCTGGGCGGCCGACGCGCCCGCGCTGGGCGCCGCACTGCTGCTGCTCGGCTTCGGCAACGGCTGCCTCGACGTCGGCATGAACACGCACGCCGTCCAGGTGGAACGCGGCTACGGGCGGCCCGTCATGTCCGCCTTCCACGCCGTCTTCTCCGTCGGTGGCGCCCTCGCCGCGCTCGCCGGCGCCGCCGCCCTGGGCCTCGGCCTCCCGGCCGCCGCCACCCTCGGGGCCACCGCCCTCGGCGGCCTCCTCCTCGCGCTCCTCGCCGCCCCCGCCCTGCTGGACCCGGACCCCGCGCCCGCCCCCGGCCCGGCCGGTGCCGCGGCCGCGCGCCCCGCCCGCCGGGCCTCCCCGCGCGTGCGGACGCTCGCCGTACTCGCCTTCCTGCTGATGCTCTGCGAGGGAGTCGCCAACGACTGGAGCGCGCTCCACCTGGAGGACTCCCTCGGCGCGCCCGCCGCCACCGCCGCCCTCGCCTACGGGGCCTTCGCCACCGCCATGACCGCCGGCCGGTTCCTCGCCGACCGGGTGGCGGCGCGCACCGGCCCCGTCGCCGTCCTGCGGTACGGAGCCGCCCTCGCCGCGGCCGGCCTGGCCCTGGCCGTGGCCGCGCCCGGCGTCCCGGCCGCCCTCGCCGGCTGGACCCTGTTCGGCGCCGGCCTCTCCGGCTGCGTCCCGCAGCTCTTCAGCGCGGCCGGCCACACGGACCCGGAGGCCGCCGGGGCCAACGTCGCCCGGGTCGCGGGCCTGGGCTACCTCGGCATGCTCGCCGGCCCCGCGGTGATCGGCCCGCTGACCCGCCTCGTACCGCTCGGCCCGGCCCTGCTGCTCCCGGTGGCCTGCTGCGCCTTCGCGGCCCTCGCCGCCGGCGCGCTGCGGCCCCAGGACCCGGGCCGGCGGACACCGGCCGTGTCGCGACGGCGCCCGGGGGCCGGCGCGGGCCGATAG
- a CDS encoding class I SAM-dependent methyltransferase produces the protein MSDSERDPADQGAADAAAWSGSEGARAFAALEAATDWLLGYPFVFRALARRRIGAGAVLVDYGCGPGKVAGHAARLLGARVVGVDTSPEMLALARTSDTGAAEYHLVEGGRAAGLADGAADAVMCSHVLASLPDEESVLAVFREVRRLLRPGGPFVLLATDPACTGTEYASLRIGEPGAVYAPGQELTVRLRRADGSWQEVRNRAWPVGLLPGLLERAGFRDVVQHRPTVAEAREAADPVLVGSRPWTAERERPPLVVTTAVAA, from the coding sequence GTGAGCGACTCGGAGAGGGATCCCGCGGACCAGGGCGCCGCCGATGCGGCCGCCTGGTCCGGGAGCGAGGGAGCGCGGGCCTTCGCCGCGCTGGAGGCGGCCACGGACTGGCTGCTCGGCTACCCGTTCGTCTTCCGGGCCCTGGCCCGGCGGCGGATCGGCGCCGGGGCCGTCCTCGTGGACTACGGATGCGGCCCCGGCAAGGTCGCCGGGCACGCCGCCCGGCTGCTGGGGGCTCGGGTGGTCGGGGTGGACACCTCGCCCGAGATGCTGGCCCTGGCCCGCACCTCGGACACCGGCGCGGCCGAATACCACCTGGTCGAGGGCGGGCGGGCGGCAGGCCTGGCCGACGGCGCCGCCGACGCCGTCATGTGCAGCCACGTGCTCGCCTCGCTCCCGGACGAGGAATCCGTCCTGGCCGTGTTCCGCGAGGTCCGCCGACTGCTGCGCCCCGGCGGCCCCTTCGTCCTGCTGGCCACCGACCCGGCCTGCACCGGCACGGAGTACGCCTCCCTGCGGATCGGGGAGCCGGGCGCGGTGTACGCGCCGGGCCAGGAGCTGACCGTACGGCTGAGGCGCGCCGACGGCTCCTGGCAGGAGGTCCGCAACCGCGCATGGCCCGTCGGCCTCCTGCCCGGTCTGCTGGAACGGGCCGGCTTCCGGGACGTGGTCCAGCACCGCCCGACGGTGGCGGAGGCGCGGGAGGCGGCGGACCCGGTCCTGGTGGGCAGCCGGCCCTGGACGGCGGAACGGGAGAGGCCGCCCCTGGTGGTCACCACGGCCGTGGCCGCCTGA
- a CDS encoding methionine ABC transporter permease, which translates to MKADWSTFWPKVLDATGETVYMVLITLALSSAGGLAVGLALYATRKGGVLPNRVVHAVLGTFINVIRPVPFIIAIVALAPVTRAVVGTMIGTDAAVFPMTVVATFGIARIVESNLLAVEPGVVEAARSMGAGPLRILLTVLVPEALGPLVLGLTFMLVALIDFSAVAGTVGGGGVGNLAMTYGYLRFDTSVMVVTVLVLIVLVQSAQFLGDRVSRRILRR; encoded by the coding sequence GTGAAGGCCGACTGGAGCACCTTCTGGCCGAAGGTCCTCGACGCGACCGGCGAGACCGTCTACATGGTGCTGATCACCCTCGCCCTGTCCAGCGCGGGCGGTCTGGCCGTCGGGCTCGCCCTCTACGCCACGCGCAAGGGCGGCGTCCTGCCCAACCGGGTGGTGCACGCGGTGCTCGGGACGTTCATCAACGTCATCCGGCCCGTCCCCTTCATCATCGCGATCGTGGCCCTCGCCCCGGTCACCCGGGCGGTGGTCGGCACCATGATCGGCACCGATGCCGCGGTCTTCCCGATGACGGTCGTGGCCACCTTCGGGATCGCCCGGATCGTGGAGTCCAACCTGCTGGCCGTGGAGCCGGGCGTCGTCGAGGCGGCCCGTTCGATGGGGGCCGGCCCGCTGCGGATCCTGCTCACGGTGCTGGTCCCGGAGGCCCTCGGGCCGCTGGTCCTCGGCCTGACGTTCATGCTCGTCGCGCTGATCGACTTCTCCGCGGTGGCGGGCACCGTCGGCGGCGGCGGAGTGGGCAACCTGGCCATGACGTACGGGTACCTGCGCTTCGACACGTCCGTGATGGTGGTGACCGTACTGGTCCTGATCGTGCTGGTGCAGTCGGCCCAGTTCCTGGGCGACCGCGTCTCGCGCCGGATCCTGAGGCGCTGA